The genomic segment GAAGTCTTTGCCACACATCTGTTTTGAAGAAAGTGGAAGATATATTAGTATTAGAAACATGCAAAAGAAATTGTTGTACAAACAGTGAATTCTGAATTATGTGACTGATTTAATATTCACAAACCTGACAGGAAGGCTGTGGCACTGGAGGCGACTGTAGGATACCGTCCATGCTCATATCTGTCTGGGGAGCTTCATTGTACGGTCTGTGGTGCTGATCCACTCCAATACTACAATTCCCAGAATGCACAGTATTCTGGCTATAACATGGTGTTGGGTACAGGCTGCTCTGGATCACATTCTGGCTCTGGGTCACTTGTCCTCCTGTGGAAGCACTCTGGAAGTAGCTGAGGATGTCAGGGGAGGAGGTGTTACTGACTGAGGTGTCTGCTCGTTCCCTCCTCTGAAACAGCACCTCTTCGCTGAGGCCCAGCTGGGATGAGAGGTAGGAGATGTAGCGGATGGTGAGTCGGAGGGTTTCTATCTTTGTCAGAGTTTGTCCGGCAGGTGCCACTGAAGGTGGAAGGTAGGATCTGAGGTGATGTAGAGCCTTAGTCAGATCCCTCATCCTTAATTTCTCCTTTTCGCTGGcgctctccctctgcttgctccGGATCCGAGTGGGCCTCCCAGTCCTGCGCCCACGTCCGGACAAGGAGCACGGTGAGGACTTGAGGCTTTGGGAATAACCGGTCTTGGCTCCCTTGGGAGTACACTGTGGGAGCTGCTGGTAGCCAGGAGAGAGGCTGGAGACCATGGAGTGGACAGGAGAAAGTGTCTCTGGGGAGGAGATGCTGGAGAGGTCCGAGTCGGAGCACCACTGGTACTGCAGACTGTAGTCAAGATGAGGAACTGAGGAGGTATCCATGTTGTGTTAAAGAGGCTCAACAGTGTGACCAGAGAGACTGGAAAGCTTTAAGTGCTCCTCAGCTCTGCTCCAGTGCTTTATAAGCCCAGGCCAGGCCACAGAGGTGCGAAGTGAcacctccacagattctcacaATCACTGTCTAAGCAGAGGCTACTGcccctgaacacacacacaccatgagTGGGACCCTGTCTCTGTACCTCTCCCTCTGGTTCTCCCTCTTCTCTGAATCTGGGAAAGCTCAGCTACAGCAGTGGACGTGTGAATTTTGACTCCTTCTGAAAACAATAAACAGATTTTGGTTTTTTGGCTTTTTGTCCCTGCAGCAGGCCAGATGCATTTTGCACATGTTTAAGGGATTTGTTTGGAATAATCTCATTTCTCTTTCTTACATTCACTtgctaacaaacacacagacacaggcaaACATGCGAAAAGGTCAGCGCACTCAACAATATGACAGAAGAGTGTGAAGAAGACATACACTGCTGAAATAAAGCAATGATATACGATACAGAAAAACCTGCCTGTATGCTGACTTAACCACAGTTTTTTACATTGGCTCCTGAAGATGGATGTTATGTGTATATGTACTTCACACTAATCTGCAAAAGTACCAAGAAAAGTCAACAATGTTTACTATAAATTAGAAGTATGTCGAACTTAATCAGGATTTAGATCCATTATCAGGAAATATGTATCAACATGCTAAATTTCAACAGCTGCACGACAGATAgtattaaaacaataacattttctaAATCTGATTCTACATTAGAGTTATTATGGTACCGATATTATAGTTTCTACTTAGCTTTCCATTTCCATTTTCAAGTCTCGGTTAGGGTTTCCAAAGTTGGGTTCTTCTTTAGTTACAGTTTAGTAGTAACATGCAAGATTTACGTTCAGAACAGGTTTTTATAATGCAAACACTTGACTCCCAGTCTTAATAAACATGTATTTCAGCACCCAAGCAATATGTTGCATGAGGCTGTAAACCCCGACACCCTGTGTGATCAGCTCTTAAATTCTTCTATGAAGTGCAGCTTATGCCTAAATGCATGTTTTATGGATTTAAACCAGTTGAGGCAAGCCCAGATATTAGACTGCTCCTATTATCTGATTCATGTCGACGTCAGATGTTGCAGGTTGGCCTGTGCAGGGTTTGAATTGGGTATGAATATTGTTTATGACTTTATTAAAACACAACACTAATGAATGACATTAAGTAAAATATTAAAAGCTGGCATGCAGACTGAAAACGCTAATCCAAGAGTCTGGGattgtgtgttgttttaatCATGTGTGGCATGTATTTGaacagtggatgtgctgcttcAACAGGTCTTTGCCTCTCCTCACCTCACTCTAGCCTTGAACCTGACAGCGTCCTCTATTCTTCACTTCATCTCCTTCATTTTACATCCCACCATATCTCACCTGTGTGATCATTTTATTGTCACAGCAAATCAGGCGTGAGCGCCAATCCTCTTCTGTCTTTACCTCGATCGGTGAACTGAAACCGCTGCTCTTGTTTTATGTGCTTCAAGGAAGAAAAGTTATGTCCTAAATGGCTAAAATGCAAATATAATGAGGTTTAATGGAGCCTAATGAACCTCTGTTATCCAGTTAAAGCTGAGGTGTGATTATTTCACACTCATGGGAACTGATGAGTCTGAAGGCGTCACTTCACACCTCAGCAGTGAGAACCAGGAATGCTGGAAAATATAGTCGCTGGTAACCTCTCTGTGTCCCCAGTCTTTCTGTGTTTTCCCTGGAAAAAGCGCAGTATTAAAGGAACAGTTCACCCCAAAATTCCCTTTAAGTGTTCCATTTTTTCATCTGGTCTGTAATTTCCATTATTTTGATGTGATTTGTCAAGTTTTTGAGAAATTATACTTGCATTATGGTGGTAAAAGTACCAAATTAAGACATTTGAAAAACTAACAGAATTTATCTTTCCGGAAATTTTGGCTTGTGTACTCAGAATAATACACAAATCTTACTGTGAACAGTTTCAAGTACAAACTATTGTCTTTTCACTACACATCACCAACCAAGAGATGGGTGAGACTCTCAAACTCTCCACACATATAGATACATGGACTTTCTTCAGTGATAAGGCTGGTAGAGATAATTCCTACATTAAATGGTTCACAGTAAGTTTGTGGATTTTTAACTAAAGGAGGATTTTTGGAAAGAGACATCTGTCAAGTTTTTGAAATTTATTTTTACGTGTTTGTACACTTTTAGCAATGCAAGGTGAGCACAGTTTAGTTCCAATATATTCAAGAGAAGGCAAACATTTCCCCAGTTCATATCTCCCAAAGGGGAGACCGGTGTGTCTTCGGTTCCCTTAAATCAAACGATTGCCCTACTGACGGCTTTTTATGGGGTAGATTTAGAACATAATAGAGATGATAAATTTCCCATTTTAGTGAAAAACTAAAGTTTTAAATTTTGCATTCTTGTCTTAAAAAAATATGGCGTCTTAAATCTGAAACCTATtccaaataataaaacattcagGCTTTATTCGAGTGTACAACTtcactaaaaaaacaacatgacaTGTTTACTGATGATCTGTGAATGCTGAGTCTGTGCATGTATGCTTTTTCACAGCATTTTCCAGTTGGATGCATCCCCTTTTCTGAGCTAGGAGGCAATTTGTCTTTCCTGTCTGTGTTGGACTGTCtgctctttattaaatcatCTATTAAACATCCAAGCTGTCATAAATCCAAATCCTGTTCAACACAGCAGTTAATTCTGTTCTTTCCAGTTGGCTTTGTGTCAATGGCGTATTCTCCTTGATGGAGAACTGGCATGCTGTAAAGCaggtaattaaataaatacatgtttgtAGACAGTGTCCTCCAGCTGGGAGCACATTCAGTTGTTCTGACCAGAAAACAGAAGAGCTGGAAGCTCCAGAAGGCTTAAATATGACAGATAAAATGAACGGTAAGGACATAAGTGTATAATATGATACTGTTGTGGCCTGAGCTCAGAAAGTGATGGATAGGTATGTGCTATGTCAGGCTGCGGGCAGAGTGAACTGGATTTGAACCCGCTGCTCGACCCTGCCAGTCACTCTGAGCAAGGTGAGGCTGTGGGAGCCTGGCTGAGAGTTTGGCACCTCTGGGTGGATGCCCACCCACAGAAGGCTCAGAGGCTGGGCTGCCTGCCACCTGTCTGTGTCTCCATCAACCCCACCACGACCTCCAGGGTGTTCCCTCTGCTTGGACTAAAATCTAGTTTGACATCATTTATAACATCATTGTTTGGATATTCTGGTAgtgacatatataaataaaaaatttaaaacacgGTAGAAATTAAACATATTATACATGCATGCATAGCAAAATAGTTTGCATAACTACATTATTTTGACTTTTATGTCATTGATGTGAAACTCATTTCAGGAGCAACAGTAAAAGAAAACTTTATAGCAAATATATCACTGTGCACAACACTGTAGTTCACGACTATTATGGCTCTCAAGGGTTTTATGTAATTCAGGTTCTTTTGATATTGAGATACACAATTTTAGGGTTAGGGTAGTCTTACTGTGATTTTTCCTTCACTGTGAAACACCAAATATCTTCAAGAAAGATTAAATTGCACAATATTATTGGACTGATAGAGGATAGGTTTggtttttggggggattttgttgttgttgttgttgtttgtagaGATGTTGGACATGTTCAAACCTAAAAACAAATCCCAGTGCCTGCTACGGTTTCCAGTTTAAAATAGGTTTCCTCGAAACAGTCTACaacaggggtgcccaatcccagtcctcgagagctactgccctgcagcttttagatgtgtccttgttccagcacacctgaatcaaatgaatggctcgttatcaggcctttgccagacTTGATGGCATGCCGAATTGGTAATCCAactatttgattcagctgtgttggagtagggatgcatctaaaagctgcaggacagtagctctcgaggactgggattgggcacccctggtcTACAAGAATGGGCAATGGATGTTGCTCTATAAGCAGAAACATGAGTATGAGCTATCACAATGGCAGTGCACACAGTTCACTTGggtgacagaagaaaaacattttgctAAATTTGGTCAAAGCTAAAAGCCTTTTTCTTAAAATTCCAAGAATCACTGCATTACTTAAAATGCAGATCAACTGCGAAACATACTaaatatattcattttaaaaacaaagcaatcaAATAAGATTTCACAGGAAACAAAATTATGGTTCTGGGTGTCAGGCCGCATCTTTCACAATCATGGTCTACACTACACTGCAAGTCAGTCCTCCCAAGTGGGCTATAAATTAGTATTATAGGAGTAACTACTCATCTGTGGTGTCCACAACTATCCATGTGGACATCCACAAGGCATTATAACCCTAGATTTACGCTTTTTGCTACTGTGGGCATGTGGGGGTTTGCTTGGGTCTAAGTGACATACATTTTGTCATTATAGGGTGCACTCGTGGTTCTGTGTAGATGTAGACACCCATGTAGATGCAATGGAAGGACACCAAATGAGTGAATGAGTCCTGCAAAGAGACTAGAAAACGATGATGATGACTGAGGATGAAGAACTCTAATGTGCTGAAAAAATGTCAGTCTGGTTTGACTTTAAGAGCCACAGCTGCTTTAGTTATAATAAGTTTAGAGAGCTCACAGGCTAACTCAGAGGTCTCATTATTATACAAATGGCATTGATAGAGTTGACAGAGGCAGTTAAACattgcaaaaaacaaagttgTGAAAAGCAGTATCATTTTAGTCCTATGTGTCCCAAATTCATGCGGCAAAAACAGCTATTTTgttagattgtgtgtgtgtgtgtgtgtgtgtgtgtgtgtgtgtgtcagtgggtGAGGTGGCATGTGAGCGGAGCACATTTTGCACCCTAGGTGTGAAACAGTGCTGGAACCGGAGGGGTCAGCCAGAGGTGCACAGTAAATTTCATCTAGTTGTTAGAGAGTGACGTTCACAGAACATCAAAGAATCCAGCTGGCCAACACGACTGAGGTAACTTCTTCTCCAAGCACGAAGACTCTGTCAGGCTGCAGAAATAGGTCAAATTGCACAAAAGTCAAGTcaagattaaattaaaatattagcTTCAGAGACAACATTTCACTGGCCACTACAGCTATCCTGATAAGCCTGGTAGACACATCAGCAGAGTGTCTTTCACACCTTAGCCAGAGTAAACACATCCTCCTACTACTGGCACTTGCTCACACTTGTGTGCTGCCATGTTTTTACTAGTTCCCCACAATCACACAGCTGGCCCTGACATGGGAACAGCTATTTTCAGCTCCCGTTCACTGTCATTGTGCCTGAAGGAGAAAACAATCTGCTAGAAAACAATCTGAGGTCACGAATacttacattaaaaaataaggaagatataatttcatttttttca from the Oreochromis niloticus isolate F11D_XX linkage group LG1, O_niloticus_UMD_NMBU, whole genome shotgun sequence genome contains:
- the LOC102078011 gene encoding uncharacterized protein LOC102078011; protein product: MDTSSVPHLDYSLQYQWCSDSDLSSISSPETLSPVHSMVSSLSPGYQQLPQCTPKGAKTGYSQSLKSSPCSLSGRGRRTGRPTRIRSKQRESASEKEKLRMRDLTKALHHLRSYLPPSVAPAGQTLTKIETLRLTIRYISYLSSQLGLSEEVLFQRRERADTSVSNTSSPDILSYFQSASTGGQVTQSQNVIQSSLYPTPCYSQNTVHSGNCSIGVDQHHRPYNEAPQTDMSMDGILQSPPVPQPSCQMCGKDFCTPLVPREYWG